The sequence CCATACGCATTGACCAAATATTTGGGTGAACATTGCACGCTCCATTGGGGTAAAATCTATAAACTCCCGGTTTTATCGCTACGACTCTTTAATGTGTACGGCCCCCGTTCCCGAACTTCTGGAGCCTATGGCGCCGTCTTCGGTGTATTCTTAGCCCAGAAGATACATAATAAACCATTTACCGTGGTGGGGGATGGCACCCAAACCAGAGATTTTACCTTCGTTTCTGATGCTGTCGAAGCACTGATCATAGGGGCCAAATCCAGCATTGAAAACGAAGTGATGAATGTCGGCAGTGGCAATACTTATAGTGTTAATCGACTCGTAGAACTTTTAAAAGGGGATATAGTTTATATACCAAAACGTCCTAGCGAGCCCGACTGTACCCATGCTGATATCACGAAAATAAAGAAACTATTGGGTTGGCAACCACGTATTACATTAGAGAGAGGGGTTGATATTTTATTGGATAACATTGACTACTGGCTTCAAGCACCGGTTTGGACGCCGGAAACAATTGCTGAGGCCACAAGGGAATGGTTCCAGTATCTCTCGCAGGAAATTATTATCACCTGAATCAATGAATATAAAAAAAGAAGTAGAAAAAAGCGATGGCACAGTCTAAGAGTCAAAGAAAAATTAAAACTATCATAGAACTGGCTAAAATTATATGCCTGCTTAAAAAAGAGGGTAAAACCGTCGTGCACTGTCACGGCGTTTTTGATTTACTCCATCCGGGTCACATCAGGCACTTTGAGGCGGCAAAGCGGGAAGGTGATGTGCTTGTAGTAACCGTAACCCAGGATAAATATGTGGCTAAAGGTCCGGGGCGTCCCGTCTTTAACGAGCAACTCAGAGCCGAGTCTGTTGCTGCTCTTCAAGCCGTTGATTATGTAGCGATTAATGAATGGGCCACTGCAGTGGAAACAATTAAACACATAAAACCCGATGTTTACTGCAAAGGCAGTGATTATACTGATGTTAAAGAAGACCTGACGGGGAAAATAAAGGATGAAGAAGAGGCAATTAAATCCGCTGGTGGTCGAATTCATTTTACAGAAGAAATAACGTTCAGTTCCACCAAGCTAATTAATATTCACTTTGATGTCCTGCCAAACGAAGCTAGGGATTTCATCGACGAAATACGAGATAAGTACTCGCCTTCAGATATTATTAATCGATTACAAAACCTCCAGAATATGAGGGTCCTGGTTATTGGGGACACAATTATCGACGAGTATCACTACTGCAAACCACTTGGCAAATCACCAAAAGAAAACCTCATCCCAGCGCGATACCTATCTGATGAAACGTTCGCTGGTGGCATATTGGCTATAGCCAATCATGTAGCCGGCTTCTGTAACGAGGTTGAAGTGGTAACCTGTTTGGGTACGGTAAATGGTTACGGAGATTTTATACTGGCCAACTTAAGGCCCAACGTGAAAAGTAAATTTTTCTATCAACCTGATTCAACGACCATAGTCAAACGCC is a genomic window of Chloroflexota bacterium containing:
- a CDS encoding adenylyltransferase/cytidyltransferase family protein, with product MAQSKSQRKIKTIIELAKIICLLKKEGKTVVHCHGVFDLLHPGHIRHFEAAKREGDVLVVTVTQDKYVAKGPGRPVFNEQLRAESVAALQAVDYVAINEWATAVETIKHIKPDVYCKGSDYTDVKEDLTGKIKDEEEAIKSAGGRIHFTEEITFSSTKLINIHFDVLPNEARDFIDEIRDKYSPSDIINRLQNLQNMRVLVIGDTIIDEYHYCKPLGKSPKENLIPARYLSDETFAGGILAIANHVAGFCNEVEVVTCLGTVNGYGDFILANLRPNVKSKFFYQPDSTTIVKRRFVETELLKKLFEVQFLNGHQLNGSLEKDICQYLELDVANYDLIIVGDYGHGFIGKKIIDVLCEKAKFLAVNAQTNSANIGFNLITKYPRTNYYCIDEPEIRLATHDNFGSLDVLVNKVAKELQCHRAVVTQGHLGSLVYNQDNGVIEVPAFSREVVDRVGAGDAFFQ
- a CDS encoding GDP-mannose 4,6-dehydratase, producing PYALTKYLGEHCTLHWGKIYKLPVLSLRLFNVYGPRSRTSGAYGAVFGVFLAQKIHNKPFTVVGDGTQTRDFTFVSDAVEALIIGAKSSIENEVMNVGSGNTYSVNRLVELLKGDIVYIPKRPSEPDCTHADITKIKKLLGWQPRITLERGVDILLDNIDYWLQAPVWTPETIAEATREWFQYLSQEIIIT